In Bordetella holmesii ATCC 51541, the following proteins share a genomic window:
- the ccsB gene encoding cytochrome c-type biogenesis protein CcsB: MNTSTRSQPWHGSFSQTGDQRAVRGRPDWTDGFFFLLLAVGAGYALTRLGQSMDYYEKIILCGTVPALAWLGWLWRPLRLLMVACALAAGLALLLYQNDLARAEQVFFLKYLFSSQSAILWMSALFLLATACYWIGIVSPTAAWLGTALTWGAVFAGITGLLVRWREGHLMGPDLGHIPVSNLYEVFVLFALITALFYLYYERKYATRALGGFVLLVISSAMVFLLWYAFTRDAAQIQPLVPALKNWWMKLHVPANFIGYGTFSLVAMVGFAYLVKQHGQTTSWIKLAPLFVLGVLLCGEPMVFRTTGLSATWMVYGGIGVVIVGAILLARRRIAQALPALEVLDDIMYRAIAIGFAFFTVATVLGALWAADAWGAYWQWDPKETWALIVWLNYAAWLHMRLIKGLRGTVAAYWALVGLLITGFAFLGVNMFLSGLHSYGEL; this comes from the coding sequence ATGAATACCTCCACCCGCAGCCAGCCCTGGCATGGCAGTTTCTCCCAGACCGGTGATCAGCGCGCCGTACGCGGCCGCCCCGATTGGACCGACGGATTCTTCTTCCTGTTGCTGGCGGTGGGGGCAGGCTATGCGCTGACCCGGCTGGGCCAGTCCATGGACTACTACGAGAAGATCATCCTCTGCGGCACGGTGCCGGCCCTGGCCTGGCTAGGGTGGTTGTGGCGGCCATTGCGGTTGTTGATGGTGGCCTGTGCGTTGGCCGCCGGCCTGGCCTTATTGCTCTACCAGAACGACCTGGCCCGGGCAGAACAGGTTTTCTTCCTCAAATACCTTTTTTCTTCGCAGTCTGCCATCCTGTGGATGAGCGCCTTATTCCTGCTGGCGACAGCCTGTTATTGGATAGGTATCGTCAGCCCCACGGCAGCATGGCTGGGTACGGCCCTGACATGGGGCGCTGTATTTGCCGGAATCACCGGTTTGTTGGTGCGCTGGCGCGAAGGCCACCTCATGGGTCCGGATCTGGGCCATATCCCGGTGAGCAATTTGTACGAGGTCTTCGTGCTTTTTGCGCTCATCACGGCCCTTTTTTATCTCTATTACGAACGTAAGTACGCCACGCGGGCCTTGGGCGGCTTTGTGCTGCTGGTGATCTCTTCGGCCATGGTGTTTCTGCTCTGGTACGCGTTTACGCGCGACGCCGCCCAGATCCAGCCGCTGGTGCCAGCCCTGAAAAACTGGTGGATGAAGCTGCACGTTCCCGCGAATTTCATCGGCTATGGGACGTTTTCGCTGGTGGCCATGGTGGGCTTTGCCTACCTGGTCAAACAACACGGCCAGACCACATCCTGGATCAAGCTGGCGCCTTTGTTCGTGCTTGGGGTGTTGTTATGCGGCGAGCCCATGGTGTTTCGCACGACCGGCCTGTCGGCGACCTGGATGGTCTATGGCGGAATAGGGGTAGTGATCGTCGGGGCGATTTTGTTGGCTCGGCGCCGCATCGCGCAGGCGCTGCCCGCGCTCGAGGTCCTCGATGACATCATGTATCGGGCCATCGCGATCGGCTTTGCCTTTTTCACGGTGGCCACCGTATTGGGCGCGTTGTGGGCGGCCGATGCCTGGGGCGCCTATTGGCAATGGGACCCGAAAGAGACGTGGGCCCTCATCGTCTGGCTCAACTATGCCGCCTGGCTGCACATGCGGCTGATCAAGGGCTTGAGGGGAACGGTGGCGGCCTATTGGGCGCTGGTGGGCCTGCTGATCACCGGCTTTGCCTTCCTGGGCGTGAATATGTTCCTGTCGGGCCTGCACTCATACGGCGAGTTATAG
- a CDS encoding resB-like family protein (overlaps another CDS with the same product name): MIADVPASGRLPLGNPSFRANVLVPEGAERNTALVMVGDGVLVQPLPFTLKLKKFDVEYYSTGMPSRFASHVEVIDPQDGHTFERVIEVNEPLRYKGVTVYQSNLDDGGSKVTLTGYPLRGAAAQPFTVRGTVGEGNDLSASVAGQHTESLILNITALRPINVEDITGGDPQGGKQSFGEHVAAVTGSAAGRKNDHLRNLGPTIEYQLVDAAGQANEYRVYMLPVDLDGLPVILAGVRQNAGQSYAYLRIPADANGSPAEFMKMRAALAEPAVRAEAVRRFVERNLPPGADRQALTEAAARGLDTFAAGGLRALSELLQTRTDAADVERAANVVLRLLNSTLYDVRAIMREREHLPVLPDVGPQAELAAQWQQAALGALSDLSIYPAPILLTLSDFQQVQASGFQVSRTPGKNAVYLGCLLLIVGIFSMFYIRDRRIWIWITPQAAGSQIHAAMTSQKRTLDYLQEFERFRAALTDPPRGDR; the protein is encoded by the coding sequence TTGATTGCCGACGTGCCCGCCAGTGGCCGGCTGCCGTTGGGCAACCCGAGTTTTCGAGCCAACGTCCTGGTGCCCGAGGGTGCCGAACGCAATACGGCGCTGGTGATGGTGGGCGACGGAGTGCTGGTGCAGCCCTTGCCCTTTACCTTGAAGCTGAAGAAGTTCGATGTGGAGTATTACTCCACCGGGATGCCCAGCCGATTTGCCAGCCATGTCGAAGTCATCGACCCGCAGGATGGCCATACGTTCGAGCGTGTCATCGAGGTCAATGAGCCGCTGCGATACAAGGGCGTCACGGTATATCAGTCCAATCTGGATGACGGGGGCAGCAAGGTGACGCTGACCGGGTATCCGCTGCGTGGCGCGGCGGCGCAACCGTTTACCGTGCGCGGAACCGTAGGCGAGGGCAACGACCTGAGCGCCAGTGTCGCGGGGCAGCATACCGAGAGCTTGATACTCAATATCACCGCCTTGCGGCCCATCAATGTCGAGGACATCACGGGCGGTGATCCACAGGGCGGCAAGCAGAGCTTTGGCGAGCACGTGGCCGCCGTGACGGGCAGCGCTGCTGGCCGCAAGAATGACCATCTGCGCAATCTCGGACCGACGATCGAGTATCAGCTTGTTGACGCGGCAGGTCAGGCGAATGAGTACCGCGTCTACATGCTGCCGGTGGATCTCGACGGATTGCCGGTCATTCTGGCCGGTGTCCGTCAGAACGCCGGGCAGAGCTATGCTTATCTACGCATTCCGGCCGATGCCAACGGGTCGCCGGCCGAGTTCATGAAGATGCGCGCCGCATTGGCCGAGCCTGCTGTGCGCGCCGAGGCGGTCAGGCGTTTCGTTGAGCGTAATCTGCCGCCTGGCGCCGACCGCCAAGCCTTGACCGAGGCGGCGGCGCGAGGCCTGGATACGTTCGCCGCAGGCGGTTTGCGCGCCTTGTCCGAGTTGCTTCAGACCCGCACCGATGCGGCGGATGTCGAGCGCGCCGCCAATGTGGTGCTGCGTTTGCTCAACAGTACGCTCTACGATGTGCGTGCCATCATGCGCGAACGCGAACACTTGCCGGTATTGCCCGACGTCGGCCCCCAGGCGGAACTCGCCGCTCAGTGGCAGCAAGCCGCGCTCGGGGCGCTGTCTGATTTGTCTATCTATCCTGCTCCGATCCTGTTGACGCTGAGCGACTTCCAGCAGGTACAGGCAAGCGGTTTTCAGGTAAGCCGCACTCCTGGCAAGAATGCCGTATATCTCGGCTGCCTGTTGCTCATTGTCGGTATTTTTTCTATGTTCTATATCCGCGACCGACGCATCTGGATCTGGATTACGCCGCAGGCTGCGGGCAGCCAAATCCACGCGGCGATGACCTCGCAGAAGCGTACACTGGACTATCTCCAGGAGTTCGAGCGTTTCCGGGCCGCGCTGACCGACCCGCCCCGAGGTGACCGATGA
- the lysA gene encoding diaminopimelate decarboxylase, whose amino-acid sequence MTAPSSQPQLAGHPHFHYKHGVLHAEGVALDILAAKLGTPLYVYSRAALHAAYDNYRQAIGERPVLVCYGMKANSNLAVLKEFARLGAGFDIVSGGELKRVLAVGADPAKVVFSGVGKQEWEMRDALAAGVKCFNVESTAELQRLSKVAQAEGRIARVSLRVNPDVDAQTHPYISTGLKENKFGIAIEEALQAYQTAASLPGLQIVGVDCHIGSQLTDVSPYFDALDKLLDLIDRIGGHGITIEHLDLGGGLGIRYTDEIPPSPKTLLDEVFKRLQARGHGHLHVVLEPGRSLVGNAGVLLTTVQFLKHNEARNFAIVDAAMNDLLRPTLYQAYHGIQAVVPRQAEPQCYDVVGPVCESGDWLGKERNLAIEQDDVLAVESAGAYGMVMASNYNTRPRAAEVMVDGEHYHIVRQRETVEDLLKGESTLP is encoded by the coding sequence ATGACCGCGCCTTCTTCCCAGCCCCAACTGGCTGGACACCCGCATTTCCATTACAAACACGGCGTGCTGCACGCCGAAGGCGTCGCGCTGGACATTCTGGCTGCCAAGCTGGGCACGCCGCTTTATGTGTACTCGCGTGCGGCTTTGCACGCGGCCTACGACAACTATCGTCAGGCCATCGGCGAGCGCCCTGTGCTGGTGTGCTATGGCATGAAAGCCAACTCCAACCTGGCCGTCCTCAAAGAGTTCGCCCGCCTGGGCGCGGGCTTTGACATCGTCTCTGGCGGCGAACTCAAACGTGTGCTGGCCGTCGGCGCCGATCCTGCCAAGGTGGTTTTCTCCGGCGTGGGCAAGCAAGAGTGGGAAATGCGCGACGCGCTGGCCGCTGGTGTCAAATGCTTCAACGTCGAGTCCACTGCCGAGCTGCAACGCCTGTCCAAGGTGGCTCAGGCCGAAGGCCGTATCGCCCGCGTGTCGCTGCGCGTGAATCCGGATGTGGATGCGCAAACCCATCCTTATATTTCCACCGGCCTGAAAGAAAACAAATTCGGCATCGCCATCGAAGAAGCGTTGCAGGCCTATCAAACGGCAGCCAGCCTGCCCGGGCTGCAGATCGTCGGCGTGGACTGCCATATCGGCTCGCAATTAACCGATGTCAGTCCTTACTTCGATGCACTGGACAAACTGCTAGATCTGATCGACCGCATCGGAGGTCACGGCATCACCATCGAGCACCTGGATCTGGGTGGTGGGCTGGGTATTCGCTATACGGATGAAATTCCGCCCTCGCCCAAGACCTTGCTCGACGAGGTATTCAAGCGCTTGCAGGCCCGCGGCCACGGCCACCTGCATGTGGTGCTCGAGCCGGGCCGCTCGCTAGTGGGCAACGCCGGCGTCCTGCTGACCACCGTGCAATTCCTCAAGCACAACGAGGCCCGCAATTTCGCCATCGTGGACGCCGCCATGAATGACCTGCTGCGCCCGACGCTGTATCAGGCCTACCATGGCATCCAGGCGGTCGTGCCGCGCCAGGCCGAGCCGCAGTGCTATGACGTGGTTGGCCCCGTGTGCGAAAGCGGCGACTGGCTGGGCAAGGAACGTAACCTGGCCATTGAGCAGGACGATGTGTTGGCGGTCGAATCCGCTGGCGCCTATGGCATGGTCATGGCCAGCAACTACAACACGCGCCCCCGCGCTGCCGAAGTCATGGTCGACGGCGAGCACTATCACATCGTGCGCCAGCGCGAGACGGTCGAAGACCTGCTCAAGGGCGAATCCACCCTGCCCTGA